One window from the genome of Actinomycetes bacterium encodes:
- a CDS encoding PD-(D/E)XK nuclease family protein, producing MTATDSAVTDSPATDSAVTGVATVEAVEASRVLSLSPSRAADFMACPLLYRFRVVDRLPERPSVPATRGTVVHAVLERLFDLPAADRTPERAAALLEPEWERLLADEPDLARLFEDGETELSGFLETAVGLLERYFALEDPSRLEPAERELLVETELESGLLLRGYVDRLDRNAEGAMRVVDYKTGKAPTPGFEAKAMFQMRFYALVLWRIHGRVPRLLQLLYLGSGEVLRYEPDEADLLATERKLHALWTAIRRAADTGDWRPNPSRLCDWCDHRPLCPAHGGTPPPLPTAPLPAVPVREAGETDADRPSPRTPCDEV from the coding sequence ATGACGGCCACCGACAGCGCGGTCACCGACAGCCCGGCGACCGACAGCGCGGTCACCGGCGTCGCCACCGTCGAGGCGGTCGAGGCCTCGCGGGTGCTGTCGCTGTCGCCGTCGCGCGCCGCGGACTTCATGGCCTGCCCGTTGCTCTACCGCTTCCGCGTCGTCGACCGGCTGCCGGAGCGACCGTCGGTCCCGGCGACGCGCGGGACCGTCGTGCACGCCGTCCTCGAACGACTGTTCGACCTGCCGGCTGCCGACCGGACCCCTGAGCGGGCCGCGGCGCTGCTCGAGCCGGAGTGGGAGCGGCTGCTCGCCGACGAGCCCGACCTCGCCCGCCTCTTCGAGGACGGCGAGACGGAGCTCTCCGGCTTCCTCGAGACCGCCGTCGGGCTGCTCGAGCGGTACTTCGCCCTGGAGGACCCCAGCCGGCTCGAGCCGGCGGAGCGAGAGCTGCTGGTCGAGACCGAGCTGGAGTCGGGGCTGCTGCTGCGCGGGTACGTCGACCGGCTCGACCGCAACGCCGAGGGCGCGATGCGTGTCGTCGACTACAAGACCGGCAAGGCGCCCACGCCCGGGTTCGAGGCCAAGGCGATGTTCCAGATGCGCTTCTACGCCTTGGTGCTCTGGCGCATCCACGGTCGGGTCCCGCGGCTGCTCCAGCTGCTCTACCTCGGTTCCGGGGAGGTGCTGCGCTACGAGCCGGACGAGGCGGACCTGCTGGCCACCGAGCGCAAGCTGCACGCCCTGTGGACGGCGATCCGCCGCGCCGCCGACACCGGCGACTGGCGGCCCAACCCGAGCCGTCTGTGCGACTGGTGCGACCACCGCCCGCTCTGCCCCGCGCACGGAGGGACTCCGCCTCCGCTGCCCACGGCCCCGCTGCCGGCCGTCCCGGTTCGCGAGGCCGGCGAGACTGACGCGGACCGGCCGTCGCCACGTACGCCGTGCGACGAGGTCTGA
- a CDS encoding site-2 protease family protein translates to MAVRRDRERARPGELPLGEIAGIPIFLASSWFIYAALITVVFAPAVQSRAPTLGSGRYAVSALFAVFLCASVLIHELGHALTAKAFHLEVRRITLSLLGGMTEMAREEQRPGQQALVSAAGPVLSILLGVAGIAVERALQPGSVPQILALAVGASNLLVGVFNLLPGLPLDGGQLLRALLWKATNSWYRGTVAAAWAGRILAVLVALVPALLATTTGAAVDAFDLAWALLIAFFVWGGATAALQSASVRQRLPGLSARGLARRAVPVPAAMSVAEAVRRVAEAGARAAIVVDVDDRPVAIVSEAAVAATPPERRPWVSAGEVSRRVDPQLVLPWTLTGEDLLAAMQGNPATEYLVVDDQGRPYGVLSTADVQNAFASV, encoded by the coding sequence GTGGCCGTACGGCGCGATCGGGAGCGGGCCCGCCCTGGGGAGCTGCCCCTGGGCGAGATCGCCGGGATCCCGATCTTCCTGGCCTCCTCGTGGTTCATCTACGCCGCCCTGATCACGGTGGTCTTCGCCCCTGCGGTGCAGTCCCGCGCCCCGACGCTGGGCTCCGGGCGCTACGCCGTCTCCGCTCTCTTCGCCGTCTTCCTCTGCGCCAGCGTGCTCATCCACGAGCTCGGCCACGCCCTGACGGCGAAGGCCTTCCACCTCGAGGTGCGCCGGATCACCCTCAGCCTGCTCGGCGGGATGACCGAGATGGCCCGGGAGGAGCAGCGGCCCGGCCAGCAGGCCCTCGTCTCCGCGGCGGGACCGGTGCTCTCGATCCTGCTCGGCGTCGCCGGTATCGCCGTCGAGCGGGCCCTGCAGCCCGGCAGCGTCCCGCAGATCCTGGCCCTCGCCGTCGGCGCGTCCAACCTGCTCGTGGGCGTCTTCAACCTGCTGCCCGGTCTGCCGCTCGACGGCGGCCAGCTCCTGCGCGCGCTGCTCTGGAAGGCGACCAACAGCTGGTACCGCGGGACGGTGGCCGCGGCCTGGGCGGGCCGGATCCTGGCCGTCCTGGTGGCGCTGGTCCCGGCCCTCCTGGCCACGACCACCGGTGCCGCGGTGGACGCCTTCGACCTCGCCTGGGCCCTGCTCATCGCGTTCTTCGTCTGGGGCGGGGCCACCGCCGCCCTGCAGTCCGCCTCGGTCCGCCAGCGGCTGCCAGGGCTGTCGGCGCGCGGGCTGGCGCGCCGAGCGGTCCCGGTCCCGGCCGCGATGTCGGTGGCCGAGGCGGTGCGGCGGGTCGCCGAGGCCGGTGCCCGCGCCGCGATCGTCGTAGACGTCGACGACCGCCCGGTGGCCATCGTGAGCGAGGCTGCCGTGGCCGCGACGCCCCCCGAGCGCCGCCCCTGGGTGAGCGCGGGCGAGGTGTCACGGCGCGTCGACCCCCAGCTCGTCCTGCCCTGGACGCTCACCGGCGAGGACCTGCTCGCCGCGATGCAGGGCAACCCGGCCACCGAGTACCTCGTCGTGGACGACCAGGGGCGGCCCTACGGCGTGCTGTCCACCGCCGACGTGCAGAACGCCTTCGCCTCGGTCTGA
- a CDS encoding tRNA (adenine-N1)-methyltransferase, with translation MTIGAAHRSGPFRPGDQVQLTDPKGRHHTFTLEPGRAFHTHHGSFPHDELIGGPEGVVVTTTGGTPYLAFRPLLSDYVLSMPRGATVVYPKDAAQIVGLADVFPGALVVEAGVGSGALTCSLLRAVGEGGQVVSYERRADFADIARANVRRFFGEEPSTWRLVVGDLVQALDVTDVDRVILDMLAPWECVDAVAGALVPGGVVCTYVATTTQLSNIVETLRVGGRFTEPRSWETLVRTWHVEGLAVRPDHSMVGHTGFLVTARRLAEGVVAPPRRRRPAKAAQEATPPAG, from the coding sequence GTGACGATCGGCGCGGCCCACCGCAGCGGGCCCTTCCGCCCGGGTGACCAGGTCCAGCTCACCGACCCCAAGGGCCGGCACCACACCTTCACCCTCGAGCCCGGGCGCGCCTTCCACACCCATCACGGGTCCTTCCCGCACGACGAGCTCATCGGCGGCCCCGAGGGCGTGGTGGTGACGACGACCGGCGGGACGCCGTACCTCGCCTTCCGTCCGCTTCTCTCCGACTACGTGCTCTCGATGCCCAGGGGAGCGACGGTCGTGTATCCGAAGGACGCCGCCCAGATCGTCGGCCTCGCCGACGTCTTCCCCGGCGCCCTCGTGGTCGAGGCCGGCGTCGGGTCGGGCGCCCTGACCTGCTCCCTGCTGCGCGCGGTCGGAGAGGGAGGACAGGTCGTCTCCTACGAGCGTCGCGCCGACTTCGCGGACATCGCTCGTGCCAACGTGCGGCGGTTCTTCGGCGAGGAGCCGAGCACCTGGCGCCTGGTCGTCGGCGACCTCGTCCAGGCGCTCGACGTGACCGACGTGGATCGGGTGATCCTGGACATGCTCGCGCCGTGGGAGTGCGTGGACGCCGTGGCCGGCGCCCTCGTGCCGGGAGGCGTGGTGTGCACCTATGTCGCCACGACGACCCAGCTCTCGAACATCGTCGAGACACTGCGCGTGGGGGGGCGGTTCACCGAGCCGCGGTCCTGGGAAACCCTTGTGCGCACCTGGCATGTCGAGGGGCTGGCGGTGCGGCCCGACCACTCCATGGTCGGTCACACCGGCTTCCTCGTCACGGCCCGCCGACTGGCCGAGGGGGTCGTGGCGCCGCCGCGCCGACGCCGCCCGGCCAAGGCCGCACAGGAGGCCACGCCGCCGGCCGGATGA
- a CDS encoding alpha/beta fold hydrolase — protein sequence MVGARPDPVAAREQSRALYPDATGRVDRGGTSVFWERYGSGDPTVLLLPTWSLLHSRTWKSQIPYLARHFRVVTFDPRGNGRSDRPTDPRSYAESEFAADALAVLDAAGVDRAVVVSFSRGAQRALLLATEHRDRVLAAAFIGPWFPASQWGGLRWRLMDHRWLSGFMFRRPLVARWWGRFNATYWRSNYSDFVDWFVRRMLAVPHSTKQIEDGIGWAHEADVEALIASAVGRGAAPSTRRDQLALARKVSCPVLVVSAPRDLITSHADAVALARAARGRLVTVPGGSHAPHARKPVQVNLELRRLVEQVASPASDAGDLARVTPRRASTSGGSRPRVLYVSSPIGLGHARRDIAIVRELRTRVPDAQVDWLAQSPVSDVLALEGERVHPASRHLASESRHIESESGEHDLHCFQAIRRMDEILVANFMVTLDVLRESRYDLCIADEGWDIDYFLHENPQEKRTPFAWLTDFVGWLPMPDGGPREAVLTADYNREMVEHIARHPSVRDRALFVGNADDIVPDALGPGLPLIRDWTTEHFDFVGYVTGFDPEPLSDRAALRAELGYPDDEQVCIVTVGGTSVGTPLLRQMVAAFPAAKDRIPGLRMIVVAGPRIDPGTIPRAEGLEVKPYVHHLYRHLAACDLAIVQGGLTTTMELTACRRPFLYVPLEHHFEQQRHVPFRLERYRAGRRLDYAAADVDVIADMITSEIGRDVDYEPVERDGAKRAAARLADLLR from the coding sequence GTGGTTGGGGCGCGGCCCGATCCAGTCGCCGCCCGGGAGCAGTCGCGGGCTCTGTATCCGGATGCCACCGGCCGCGTCGATCGCGGCGGGACCTCAGTCTTCTGGGAGCGTTACGGCAGTGGCGATCCCACGGTGCTGCTGTTGCCGACGTGGTCGCTGCTGCACTCTCGGACGTGGAAGTCGCAGATCCCGTATCTGGCCAGGCACTTCCGCGTCGTCACCTTCGACCCACGGGGCAACGGGAGGTCCGACCGCCCCACGGACCCCCGGTCGTACGCCGAGTCGGAGTTCGCCGCTGACGCCCTGGCGGTGCTGGACGCGGCCGGTGTCGATCGGGCCGTCGTCGTCTCGTTCTCTCGCGGTGCGCAGCGTGCGCTGCTGCTGGCGACCGAGCATCGGGACCGGGTGCTGGCGGCCGCGTTCATCGGCCCGTGGTTCCCAGCGAGCCAGTGGGGCGGCCTTCGCTGGCGGCTCATGGATCACCGGTGGCTGAGCGGCTTCATGTTCCGGCGGCCTCTCGTGGCCAGGTGGTGGGGCCGGTTCAACGCCACGTACTGGCGCAGCAACTACAGCGATTTCGTGGACTGGTTCGTTCGTCGGATGCTGGCCGTCCCGCACTCCACCAAGCAGATCGAGGATGGGATCGGCTGGGCGCACGAGGCCGATGTGGAAGCCTTGATCGCCAGTGCCGTCGGGCGGGGAGCGGCCCCGTCGACCCGACGTGACCAGCTGGCGCTCGCCCGCAAGGTCAGCTGCCCCGTCCTGGTCGTCTCGGCGCCACGCGACCTGATCACCTCGCACGCGGATGCCGTTGCCCTCGCGAGGGCGGCGCGGGGCCGCCTGGTCACGGTCCCGGGCGGCAGCCACGCCCCGCACGCGCGCAAGCCGGTCCAGGTGAACCTGGAGCTGCGTCGCCTGGTCGAGCAGGTGGCCAGCCCCGCGTCCGACGCCGGTGACCTCGCCCGGGTGACGCCTCGGCGCGCATCGACGTCCGGGGGCTCGCGTCCACGAGTGTTGTACGTCTCCTCGCCGATCGGGCTGGGCCACGCGCGTCGCGACATCGCGATCGTCCGGGAGCTGCGGACTCGCGTGCCGGACGCGCAGGTGGACTGGCTGGCGCAGAGTCCCGTCTCCGATGTGCTGGCGCTGGAGGGGGAGCGGGTCCATCCGGCGAGCCGCCACCTGGCGAGCGAGTCGCGGCACATCGAGTCCGAGTCCGGCGAGCACGACCTGCACTGCTTCCAGGCCATCCGTCGCATGGACGAGATCCTGGTCGCGAACTTCATGGTCACCCTCGACGTCCTCAGGGAGTCGCGCTACGACCTGTGCATCGCGGACGAGGGCTGGGACATCGACTACTTCCTGCACGAGAACCCGCAGGAGAAGCGCACTCCGTTCGCCTGGTTGACCGACTTCGTCGGCTGGCTGCCCATGCCTGACGGGGGGCCTCGTGAGGCAGTCCTGACCGCCGACTACAACCGCGAGATGGTCGAGCACATCGCCCGCCATCCCAGCGTTCGAGACCGGGCGCTGTTCGTCGGCAACGCCGACGACATCGTCCCCGACGCGCTGGGCCCTGGACTGCCGCTGATCCGGGACTGGACCACCGAGCACTTCGACTTCGTCGGCTACGTCACCGGGTTCGACCCCGAACCGCTCAGCGACCGGGCCGCGCTGCGGGCCGAGCTCGGCTATCCCGACGACGAGCAGGTCTGCATCGTCACCGTCGGCGGTACCAGCGTCGGAACCCCGCTGCTGCGCCAGATGGTGGCTGCCTTCCCGGCCGCGAAGGACCGGATCCCTGGGCTGCGCATGATCGTCGTCGCGGGGCCCCGCATCGACCCGGGGACCATCCCGCGAGCCGAGGGCCTGGAGGTGAAGCCCTACGTCCACCACCTCTACCGTCATCTCGCCGCCTGCGACCTGGCCATCGTCCAAGGCGGTCTGACCACCACGATGGAGCTGACCGCGTGTCGCCGTCCGTTCCTGTACGTCCCGCTCGAGCACCACTTCGAGCAGCAGCGTCACGTCCCGTTCCGGCTCGAGCGCTACCGTGCCGGCCGCCGCCTCGACTACGCAGCGGCGGACGTCGACGTGATCGCCGACATGATCACCAGCGAGATCGGCCGCGACGTCGACTACGAGCCCGTCGAGCGCGATGGTGCGAAGCGCGCCGCAGCGCGGCTGGCCGATCTGCTCCGCTGA